The stretch of DNA GGAAAGCCCGGCCTGCCGGTCAGCGCCGGCGGTCTCGATGCTGCGTCGTCCTGGCTGACGAGCCTATCATAGATTGAATTATGGCCTGCCCGTGACAGGAGCTCCATGATCGCACTCATCCTCGCCGGAACCACGGCGGCCGCCACGGTCATCGGGCGCCCCGTAACCGCCGCCGCCCGGTGTCTCGATGATCAGGCAATCGCCCGGTCCGACCTGGATTTCCGCGGTCCCCGCAAGCTCCTCGACCCGGCCATCGGCGCGCCGGACGCTGTTGCGGCCGGTCTGGCCCGCCCGGCCGCCGGCCAGGCCAAAGGGCGCGACCCGCCGGCGGTTGGACAGGATGGCCGCCTGCAGTTCCTCGAGGAAGCAGATTTCGCGCACAGCCCCGTCGCCGCCCCGGTAACGGCCGTCTCCGCCGCTCCCCCGACGGATTGCGAAGGTCCCTATTCGTACCGGGAAGCGCCATTCCAGCACCTCGGGATCGGTCAGGCGCGAGTTGGTCATATGTGTCTGGACCGCGCTCGCCCCCGTAATGCCGGGGCCGGCCCCCGCGCCGCCGGCGATGGTCTCGTAATACTGGTAGCGGGCATTGCCGAAGGTGAAATTGTTCATCGTCCCCTGGCTCGCCGCCAGGGCACCCAGTGCGGCGAACAGCGCGTCCGCCAGACATTCCGATGTCTCGACATTTCCCGCCACCACGGCGGCGGGGGCGGACGGGTTGAGAAAACAGTCCCCGGGAATGACGATCTCGAGCGGTTCGAGGCATCCCGCATTCAGCGGGATCGCGTCTTCGACCAGGGTACGGAAGACATAGAGCACGACCGCACGACAAATGGCGCTTGGCGCGTTCAGATTGTTGTCCCGCACGGCGCTGGTGCCGGAAAAATCCACCCGCGCGCGACGCGCGCGCCGGTCCACCGTGACGTGGACGCAAATCTTCGCGCCGTCATCCATCTCGGTTTCGTATGCGCCGTCCTCCAGCCGGTCCAGTACCCGGCGTACGGATTCGGCCGCGTTTTCGCGCACATGACCCATATAGGCGCGCACGACGTCGAGACCGAAGGCCGCCACCATCCGGTTCAGTTCTTCAGCCCCCTTTTCATTAGCCGCAATCTGGGCCTTGAGGTCGGCGATGTTCTGATCCGGATTCCGGACAGGATAAGGCGGCGCGGCGAGAATCCCGCGCAGTTCCGCTTCGCGCAATTCTCCGTTTTCGACCAGTAGGAAATTCTCGATCAGGATGCCTTCGTCCTCGATGCGCCGGCTGTGGGGTGGCATCGAGCCCGGCGTCAGTCCGCCGATATCGGCGTGATGGCCCCGCGCCGCCACGTAGAACAGGATGTCGTCCCCCGTTTCGGCAAAGACCGGCGTAACCACGGTGACATCGGGCAAATGCGTGCCGCCGGCATAGGGTGAGTTCATGACGTAGACGTCGCCGCGCTTCATTTCCCCCGACCGCGCCTGAGCAATGGCGGCAACGGAATCCCCCATGGAGCCGAGATGAACCGGAATGTGCGGGGCGTTCGCGATCAGCCGGGCTTCGGCATCAAAAATGGCGCAGGAAAAATCGTAGCGCTCCTTGATATTGACGGAGTGAGCCGTATTGGCGAGAACCGCGCCCATCTGTTCGGCAATCGACATGAAGAGGTTGTTGAAGACCTCGAGCATGACAGGATCGGCCGCCGTGCCGACGGCATGGCGGCTCGGTCGTGCGACGCGGCGCGTCAGCACCATCATGCCGCCGGAGCGGATTTCGCCCTGCCAGCCGGGTTCGATCACCGTTGTGGCCGTCGTCTCGGTGACGAGCGCGGGGCCGGCCAATCGCGCCCCCGGCTCCAGCGCCGCGCGGTCGTAAACTCCCGCCGTCTCCGTCCCTGTCTGCCAATAAACCGGCCGGCGCGCAACCGGGTCGGGCGCCGGCCCGGCAGCCGGTCCGGCCGGTTCCGTCAGCGCTTCAATACCGCCATCGATCGCCGCCGTCCGGCCGACCGCCTCCACCAACAGCGCGTCGAGGATGAGGGGCTTTTCCGCCATGACGAAACCGAAGCGCCGGCGATGCAATTTCGCGAATGCTTCTGCCATGGCTTCTGCCTCGCCAAACGGAACTTCGAGCGCGGTGTCGCTGCCGGCGTATTTGACCAGGGCGGTCGCCGTCACCGTGACCACCGACTCGTCCATATCCTGCCGGCTGACCTCCTCGCGGGCGGCGCGGGACAGTGCCTCCACGCGGGCACGAAACAACGCTTCGTGCGCGGGGGTGAGCGGGCGCTCTACCGATTCCTCGCGAATGGCCCGAATGTCGGCGAGCCCCATGCCATAGGCGGAAAGAACGCCGGCATAGGGATGGATCAGCACCGTTTCGATGCCCAGCGCATCTGCCACCAGACAGGCGTGCTGCCCGCCGGCGCCGCCAAAACAGACAAGCGCATATTTCGTGACGTCATAACCGCGCTCGACCGAAATCTTCTTGATCGCATTGGCCATGTTTTCCACTGCAATCTGAAGAAAACCGGCCGCCACCGTCTCGCCGTCCGTTGCCTGGCCCGTCACCGCGCCGACCTCGGCCGCAAGCGCCGCGAATTTCTCCCTTACGATGGCGCTATCAAGCCGCTGATCGCGGCCGGGGCCAAACAGCGCCGGAAAGAAATCGGGCTGAATCTTGCCAAGCATGACGTTGCAGTCGGTCACTGTCAGCGGCCCGCCCCGGCGGTAGGAAGCCGGCCCCGGTTCGGCCCCGGCGGATTCGGGCCCGACGCGCAACCGCGCGCCGTCGAAACGGCAGATGGACCCGCCGCCCGCCGCCACGGTATGGATCCGCATCATCGGCACCTGAAGGCGCGTGCCCGCCACTTCGTTATCGAGGCTGCGCTCGTACTGGCCGGCGTAATGGGCGACATCCGTCGATGTCCCGCCCATATCGAAGGTGATAAGGCGCTCGAAGCCGGCCGCCTCGCTCGTCTTGACCGCGCCGACAATGCCGCCGGCAGGCCCCGACAGGATGCTGTCCTTTCCCCGGAAGAACCGTGCATCCGCCAGGCCGCCCGAGGACTGCATGAACATGAGCCGGACATCGCCAAGGGCGGCAGCCACGCCCTCGACATAGCGCCGCAGCACCGGGTTCAGATAGGCATCAACGATGGTTGTCTCGCCGCGCGGAATGAGCTTGATCAGCGGGCTGATCTCGTGGGAGGCCGAAACTTGCGGGAAGCCGATATCGCGGGCGATTTCCGCGGCCCGCGCCTCGTGGCCCGAAAAGCGATAGCCATGAAGAAAGGCGATCGCCACAGATTTGAGCCCGTCCCTGAAGGCCGCCTCGAGGATCTGGCGCAGCCCGTCTTCGTCCAGGGGCGAGAGAATTTCGCCCGTCGCGCTCACGCGTTCAGGGATCTCCACAATTCGCTCGTAAATGACGGGCGGGCGGCGAATCTCGCGGGCAAAGAGATCGGGCCGCGCCTGATTGCCGATCAGCCAGGCATCCCCAAACCCCTTCGTCGTCAGCACAAGTACGCGGTCGCCCTTACGCTCAAGCAGCGCGTTGGTGGCGACCGTCGTTCCCATCTTGAGATGTCGGATCAGGTGCCCGGGAAGGGAGGCTTCCGACCCGAGCCCCATGATCTGCCGGATCCCGGCCGTCACCGCTTCCTCATAGTGTGCCGGATTTTCCGAGAGGAGCTTGTGCGTGAGCCGCCGCCCATCGGGGGCGAGGGCGACGAGATCGGTAAACGTGCCCCCCCGGTCGACCCAGAATCGCCAGCCCTCGGCGCCGTCGCGGTGCGGCAAGCTATCGCCGGTCAAGCCGCGCCCGCTTTCTCGCGCCGGGCGGACGCGGGCGGAGACCGCAAAGCAAGGACCGGGCGTCCCATCAGGCCACGAGGCAGCGCGCGATGTTCGCGAAGCTGCGCCGGAAGACATCGGCCAGGAATGCGGCCCCATCCGGCTCGAATCCGGCCGGCGCATCTTCCGCCGCGCCAAAGCGGCAGGACCATTCGATCAGCGTGGTATCATCGGCCGTGACCGGGCGCAGTTCGAGCCAGCCGACATAGTCGCGAAGCGGAACGGGCGAGCGGATGATGGCGTAGGTATATCGGTGCTCCTCCTCGGAGCGATCGACCTGAATGCCGAGAATCTGCGAGCCATCCTTCTGGGTCGTCAGGCGCACGCAACCCACGGCCGTGCCGGGCAATCCGTTTTGAAGCTCGCTCGCCACAATGTCCGGCTGCCAATCCGGCATCGAATTGAAGTCCCCCACCAGCGCCCAGACCCGTGACACCGGATGAGGAATGACCGCACTTTCGTGAACACGGATCATCTGTCCCCACTCTCGTCTCGTTTCGTGCGCCCGGATTGTACGGAGTCAGGCCCGATCTCGAAAAGCGCTTCTTCGGGACCCGGCCCGGGCCTGGTGGACGCCGGCGGGCGCCTCACTTATAGAAGGAGCCTGATTTCCGGCACGGAACGGGTTCCGAATGAGCATCTGGGGCAAAATTATCGGCGGCGCGGCGGGCTTCGCCCTGGGCGGCCCGCTGGGCGCCATCCTGGGGGTCGCAGCCGGCCACGCAATCGACCGCAACCTGCCCGGCAAGGGCGCGGCCGGGGCCGATACGGCGCAGGCGGCCTTTACCGTGGCGCTCATCGTGCTGGCCGCCAAACTGGCCAAGGCCGATGGGCACGTCACCCGTGACGAGGTGGACGCCTTCAAGCGCCTCTTTCATATTCCGCCTGAGGAAAGCCGGAATGTCGCCCGCATTTTCGACGCGGCCAAGAAGGATGCGACCGGATTCGAGCCCTATGCGGCGCAGGTCGCGGGATTTTTCCGCCGCTCGCCCGCCGTCCTCGAGGAACTGCTTGACGCCCTGTTCCACATCGCGCGCGCCGACGGGGATGTCAGTCCGAGCGAAATCGCCTATCTGCGCGAGGTGGCCCGCATCTTCGGACTTGGGGAGCGGGAGTTCGAGCGCGTCAGCGCGGCCAGCGACGCGGCGCAAAAAAGCGACCCTTATGGTGTGCTGGGGCTTGACCGTTCGGCCAGCGATGATGACATCAAGAAGACCTATCGTCGGCTCATTCGCGAGAACCATCCCGACAAGCTGATCGCCGAGGGCATGCCCGATGACTTCATCGAGCTGGCAAACGAGCGGATGGCCACGATCAATGCCGCGTATGACCAGATCGAAAAAGAACGCCGCCTTTAAGGCACGATCCCCGCACACCATCCTCGCATAGGCACGATCCTCACAAAATGGCTGATCCTCCCATCCTGGCGTTACGCGACGGCACGGTTTCCTTCGGACAGAAGCCGGTTTTCAGGGACGTCTCCATTTTCCTCAATCGCGGAGACAGGGCCTGCCTGATCGGGCGCAATGGCTCCGGCAAGTCCACCTTGATGAAAACACTGATCGGCGAAATCGAGCTCGACGCCGGGGAACGCTATGTCGAGCCAGGGGCGCGTATCGTCTACCTGCGCCAGGAGCCGCAATTCGATCCCGACACCGCCTGCCGCGATATCGTCCTCTCGGGCCTGCCGCCACGACTGCCGACCGAAAACGAGTCGGACCGTACACACATGGCCGAGGCCGCGCTGGACGAGATCGAGCTGGCGCCGGCGCTGAAGGCGGGTGAGTTGTCGGGCGGGCAGGCGCGCCGTCTGGCCCTTGCCCGGGCGTTCGCCGGCGAGCCCGATGTGCTGCTCCTCGACGAGCCGACCAATCATCTTGATTTGCGGATGATCCGATGGCTTGAGGACAGGCTCAAACGTTTTCGGGGCGCACTTTTGATGGTCAGTCACGATCGCGCCTTCCTCCGCGCGCTCGGCACCAGCATCCTCTGGCTCGAACGCGGCAAGCTGCGCCAGACGGCCCGCAATTTTTCGGCATTCGATGAATGGTCCGAAGAAGTGCTCGAAGCGGAAGAAAAAGAACTCGCACGGCTCGACACCAGGATCGCGCAGGAAATTCATTGGCTGCATCGGGGCGTGACAGCGCGCCGCCGGCGGAATATGGGGCGGCTGGCACGGCT from Alphaproteobacteria bacterium encodes:
- a CDS encoding TerB family tellurite resistance protein gives rise to the protein MSIWGKIIGGAAGFALGGPLGAILGVAAGHAIDRNLPGKGAAGADTAQAAFTVALIVLAAKLAKADGHVTRDEVDAFKRLFHIPPEESRNVARIFDAAKKDATGFEPYAAQVAGFFRRSPAVLEELLDALFHIARADGDVSPSEIAYLREVARIFGLGEREFERVSAASDAAQKSDPYGVLGLDRSASDDDIKKTYRRLIRENHPDKLIAEGMPDDFIELANERMATINAAYDQIEKERRL
- a CDS encoding hydantoinase B/oxoprolinase family protein; the encoded protein is MTGDSLPHRDGAEGWRFWVDRGGTFTDLVALAPDGRRLTHKLLSENPAHYEEAVTAGIRQIMGLGSEASLPGHLIRHLKMGTTVATNALLERKGDRVLVLTTKGFGDAWLIGNQARPDLFAREIRRPPVIYERIVEIPERVSATGEILSPLDEDGLRQILEAAFRDGLKSVAIAFLHGYRFSGHEARAAEIARDIGFPQVSASHEISPLIKLIPRGETTIVDAYLNPVLRRYVEGVAAALGDVRLMFMQSSGGLADARFFRGKDSILSGPAGGIVGAVKTSEAAGFERLITFDMGGTSTDVAHYAGQYERSLDNEVAGTRLQVPMMRIHTVAAGGGSICRFDGARLRVGPESAGAEPGPASYRRGGPLTVTDCNVMLGKIQPDFFPALFGPGRDQRLDSAIVREKFAALAAEVGAVTGQATDGETVAAGFLQIAVENMANAIKKISVERGYDVTKYALVCFGGAGGQHACLVADALGIETVLIHPYAGVLSAYGMGLADIRAIREESVERPLTPAHEALFRARVEALSRAAREEVSRQDMDESVVTVTATALVKYAGSDTALEVPFGEAEAMAEAFAKLHRRRFGFVMAEKPLILDALLVEAVGRTAAIDGGIEALTEPAGPAAGPAPDPVARRPVYWQTGTETAGVYDRAALEPGARLAGPALVTETTATTVIEPGWQGEIRSGGMMVLTRRVARPSRHAVGTAADPVMLEVFNNLFMSIAEQMGAVLANTAHSVNIKERYDFSCAIFDAEARLIANAPHIPVHLGSMGDSVAAIAQARSGEMKRGDVYVMNSPYAGGTHLPDVTVVTPVFAETGDDILFYVAARGHHADIGGLTPGSMPPHSRRIEDEGILIENFLLVENGELREAELRGILAAPPYPVRNPDQNIADLKAQIAANEKGAEELNRMVAAFGLDVVRAYMGHVRENAAESVRRVLDRLEDGAYETEMDDGAKICVHVTVDRRARRARVDFSGTSAVRDNNLNAPSAICRAVVLYVFRTLVEDAIPLNAGCLEPLEIVIPGDCFLNPSAPAAVVAGNVETSECLADALFAALGALAASQGTMNNFTFGNARYQYYETIAGGAGAGPGITGASAVQTHMTNSRLTDPEVLEWRFPVRIGTFAIRRGSGGDGRYRGGDGAVREICFLEELQAAILSNRRRVAPFGLAGGRAGQTGRNSVRRADGRVEELAGTAEIQVGPGDCLIIETPGGGGYGAPDDRGGRRGSGEDECDHGAPVTGRP
- a CDS encoding SRPBCC family protein, which gives rise to MIRVHESAVIPHPVSRVWALVGDFNSMPDWQPDIVASELQNGLPGTAVGCVRLTTQKDGSQILGIQVDRSEEEHRYTYAIIRSPVPLRDYVGWLELRPVTADDTTLIEWSCRFGAAEDAPAGFEPDGAAFLADVFRRSFANIARCLVA